The sequence ACATGAAGAATTATCAGTTGTAAACTTATTTTGGAGTAAATTCTTTTCATAACGAATATCTGGATTTCTTTTTTGGGAAAATCAGGCTATTTCGACAAGTAATCGGGCAGTTCATTTTGATCAACCAAATTTTAAGACAGACACGCAAACAGTATTCTTGCAGAATCTACAGAAGATTCTCTAGTGATAACGATGGCTGATGTGATCAAGATCAATACATTCCTTACAGATATGTCCCAATACGGAGAATTCAGCAAAGCCCGCAACGAAGTTTTCCCAGGTGGAGTGCCGGCGAGTGCTTCCTACGCTACTCCCGCACTTGTGCTTCCCTCTTTGTTGGTTGAGATTGAAGCCATTGCGATTATCGGCAGTGGTAGTTGACGCTTGCTTACCCTACTAAAGCCTATCAGGGATCCCAATTACTAGGATCCCTCCTTCCAACCGAAGCACTAGCAGTGTTGCTCGACAGTGAAGATTTGGCTCTGGTCATCCAACTTTGCATCACACCACACTCCGAGATGTTGCCTCTTTAATGATGCGAATCCATCAGTGGTGTCTCGCAGGAATCAAATATTCTTACTCTGACTGCCCTTGCCAGTGATAATTACCAGTAAGGGCAGCAAAAAGGGCATCATCAACAATGCATCAGAACTGCTGATGGGCGGGGATCTGCCTATTGAGACCCTCAAATTCTATCAAGCAACCCGAAGTGTTAACTATTTTGCTAGCTAATCAGCTAATTTTTCAGATTTATCCCACACAAACGCTAAAGAAACTGGTACTTGTCTACTGCACTAGCCCCCCTACCTAATCCCATTGAGCAACATTAATAAAATCAATTCAAGATTCCCTGGACTGCGCAGTCCAATATCGCAATTGCAACCTTGACCCTCAGCAGTTCATTTTGGCTAGCCCAGCAATCCCGATGTGTGAAGCAGTGATGCCGTCGCCAAGCTTAACAACAACACTAGACAAAAGGTTTTGTAGTAACGCTGCATACTTGGTCGAAACATAAACTGGCCCAATAAAACACCAGCCGTGACGGGTATAGTCATAGCCAAGCCACGTTTGATAGCCAGCCAGTCCATCACTCCCAAAGTCAAAAGCCATATTAGGACAACAACCGAGGACAGCATTACATAAAAGATTAGCGTGGCCCGCATGACTGGTGCGGGTCGGTCTTGGCTTAGTACATAAAGCGCCACCACCATCCCACCCAGTGAGGCGATTCCTGTGGCAAATCCTGCCAATACACCAGAGCCCATCAATCCAGGCTTAGTGGCTAGGGCTTGGATACGGATTCGCACAAATTGCAAACTCGCAAGGATGATGATCATCAACAAGGCAATGAGGCGCGAGTCATTCGCAGGCAACCAACTCGTCACTGTCAGGCCGATCGGCATGCCAATCAGAACGCCAGCAATCAAACCCAGGGCCATACTCCGATCTGCTTCTTTCCAGCCACCACGTACCAACATCACAGAGGCAACGGTCTCCATTACCCAGCAAACGGGGAGTAGTGCAATGGGAGGTAGGAGTAGCACGGACAATGACATGAAAAGCGCTGAGAGCGCAAAGCCAGAAAATCCTCGCACTAGCCCGGCACAAAAGGCAACAGCTGCTAAGAAGCCAACTTCATTGATGGTTAAGGAAAGCGCATCAATCATTCTGTGATCTTTCTGGAATCAGTACGGTCCAAACTACTAGCTCCCTTTTTAGCCAGGCTAGCATTTCTCAGATTAATCCTTTGCAAATCAAAGAAATCGATTCCTAGCACACACCGCACAATCATGATTTTTTGCTGATCCAGAGATAAGCACCAACAGCCAAGAAACCCAGTAGTAGAAAGAACCAGCCCAGTGGGATCAGGGCAAATGGCTCAGTGAGCAACCCTCCTGTGTCTACCGATACTCCGATCAAGTGATATCTAAACAAACAACCACCACTCAAAACAAAAAATACCAACGACAGTCCAAGATATTTTTCCTTGCTCATGATAAGTGCCGCGCGACTTTGACCTTACCTTCCAGCCAAAAAATGGATTGTCGAACCAAATCTGGGTAGGTGACAGAGGAAAATCTCAAGCGAGAGAGCAGATTAGCGAGCCTTGTCAAGAATCCGTTTGACTTCGGCCAATTCGTAATTCAGTGCAGTGTAACGGGTAAGGGTGCCTACTGTTCGAACAGCTTGATCGATAGCTTCGGGGGTTCCAATCAGAACAAACAACTCTTTGCCCCTTGTCATTGCGGTGTAGAGCAGATTGCGCTGCAACATGAGGTAGTGGTGGTGGGTTAACGGAAGCAAGACTGCTGCGTATTCACTTCCTTGGGACTTGTGCACAGAGATCGCGTAAGCCAGTTGCAGTTGATCCAATTCACTAGCTGTGTAGGGAATGATCGCATGTTCAAATTCTACCCTGAGTTCTCGAGTCTCGGTGTTCACCTCTCGAATTTGGCCGGTATCTCCATTGAAGACTTCCTTATCATAGTTATTGACCTGCTGCATCACCTTGTCGCCCACTCGAAACTGCCACTGCTTAAATTCAATTCCTTCCCCACTTGGATTGAAAACCTCTTGCAGGCGTTGATTAAGATGAATGGATCCCGTTAGCCCACGATGCATGGGAGTGAGTACTTGAACCTGATTCAGGGGATCAAAACCAAAACGCTCGGGAATCCGCTCGGTGCAGACACGGAGTAGCTTATCAACAATCCGCTGCGGATCACCTTCCTGCATAAAGTAGAAATCTCTCAGTTCACTTGAACTCAGAGGACCATCCAAATCTGGAAGATCACCTTTGCGGACTCGGTGGGCGTTGAGAGTGATCAAGCTATCCTGAGCTTGCCGAAAGATGGTCTCCAAACGCACTACTGGTATCTGTTGTGAGGCAATCAGGTCCTGAAGAATCGCTCCTGCTCCAACGGATGGTAACTGATCCACATCACCAACTAGGATCAGCCGGGAAGGAGACGGAATCGCTTCCAACAATGCATCCATCAGCAAGGTATCAATCATTGATGTCTCATCAATGATCAACAGTTCATACTCCAGCGGATTGTCCTGATTGCGCTGGAATCCTTGATTGCCAGCTTCCAATAGACGGTGAATGGTTGAGGCAGAGTGTCCCGTGGCTTCTGAGAGCCGTTTGGCAGCCCTTCCTGTGGGAGCTGCAAGTGCTGTTTCTGGAATTTGTGGGAGCATCAACTGCAGGATGAAGCGGACAATCGTTGTCTTTCCAGTACCTGGACCCCCGGTGAGGATCAGTACCTTGTGTTGCAGGGCTGCCTGTATTGCCTGATGCTGGACTGAGTCCAGGCGCAAGTCGAGCTGTTCCTGGCATGCGTCAAGGAGTTCTGAAGAAGGACCAAAGTTGGTCAGCGCAGGACTCTCCAACAAGCGAAACAGGTTTTCTGCTATCCGCTGTTCTGCAAAATAAAAACGTGGTCTGGAGAGCAACGACTGGTTCCTGCCCGTCAGGTGAACACTGTCTCGGCCTTTGAGTTGTCGCTCTTGTAAGAGATGATCAATCGCCTGTCTGGTACATTCTTCGGGTAGGTGTAATTCTGTGCAGACTTTCTCCGACAACAACGCCTGAGGCAGGCAGGTATGGCCCTGTTGCGCTTGCTGCTCAATTACATAAACCGTTCCGGCAACGACTCTTTCCAATGAATCAGCAGCAAAACCAAGTTTACGAGCGATCGCATCTGCAGTCAGGAATCCAATCCCTGGCAACTCTGTCAATTGGTAAGGGTTTTCCCTCAAGACTTGAATACTGTTCAGACCATAGCGCTGAAAAATTCGTTGGGCCTGAGCGTTTGAAACTCCAGCTCCATGCAGGTAGGTCATCACCTCTCGTAGTCCTCGCTGTTCTTCACGAGCCTCATGCAAAACTTCCAATTGTTTGCGAGTAAATCGTGGAACCTCCTTCAGCAGGCGCTCTGGCTCTTCGTCAATCACCCGAAAAGTGTCTTCTCCAAAAGCAGCAACAATTCGCTCAGCGGTCTTCTCACCAATACCGGAGTAGATCCCACTGGCGAGATAGCGCTGAATTCCATCCAACGAAGAGGGCAACACTGGCATTGCCTCATCTACCAGAAACTGGCTGCCGTAGAGGGCATGCTGTTGCCAGCGCCCTTTGAGTTGTAGGGTCTCATCTTCATTGAAGCCACCAAGGGTGCCCTTGATAGTGATGGGCTCATTCTGGCCCTCAACCTGAAAGCTAGCGATCACAAAACCACTTTCAGCTTTGTGGTAGATGATACGTTGCAGCAGACCCGTCAATGTCGATGCAGTTTCAGCGGTCAGCATGTTTGGCGAGAAAATGAGCTGGGCTGTTTGTCCAGGCAAATGTGCGGTGGAAGTGTTTATTCACTCGGGGTGTAGTAGGGCGTGCGGATCATCTGAAGTAGGTCCAGATGCCAGCCTTCTCCCTCTTGAATCAGCAAGAAAGACTGACGTTTGCCGTACTGGAGTTCGGGGAAGCTCTTGTGTCGGAATTCAAGGACTGTTGTCACGTAGACCATCGTTCGAAAACGAAAATCGACCTGCAGCGGTTCCTGATCAACATTGACAGGCACCCAGTCGAGTTCAACCATCCTTGTAGCGAATTCTTCAACGCTGAGTTGTTGCTTGGATTGCCTGATCCCGAATTCATACATTTCGAAATAGCGCTCTTCCTGCCAGAGTTGCAAAAAGTTGGTGAACTGTGCGCGTGCCTGAGTGAGGATGGTTTCCAGTTCAATAGGCGTCAGGGTTCTAGCTTGTGCTGGGAGACTGAGAATCAGCCAGCACCCCAACAGTAAGGGCAACCATTTTTTCATGCTTCCTGTAAATTCTTCAGCCTCAGCCAGAGCCCTTCCAATTGCAGGGTCTTGTTGGCATTTCGGGCAATGTTGTAACGGACTTCCAAAACCGCCTCGTAGAGGGCAAGTACACTCTCAGAACTGTAGTGTTGTAGACACTTGCGCAGAGCAGGTAATTGGTCTTGATTCAGTAGTTCAGTTTCAGGCAACTCATGCAACAACCACGCAAGGTCTCGAAGCCAAGTCTCGAGCCAATCCAGCAGTCGTTCCCACGTTAGATCTTTGGCTGAGCTCCATTCTTGACAACGTGGGAGAATCTCAATCATTTCGGAAGACCCAATCCCTTGTAGCCAGAGCCCCCATTGCGAGTGCAACTCCCGTAAGCCTTGAACATCCTTGACCAGATCCAGCCGGACACTCCCCATTCCTTGCTTCATCAGCCAGTTCCGCTCTTCGTTCGCCAGTTCCGTTTTCTCTGCCAACAAATCTGTCAATATTTCTGGGGAGAGTAGTTGGAAGCGTACTTGCTGGCACCGTGAGAGAATAGTCTCCAGCAAAAGCATCGGAGAAGTGGTCAGCAAAATAATCGTCGTCTGGGGTGGGGGTTCTTCAAGAGTTTTCAGAAACGCATTGGCTGATTCCCGATTCATCCGGTCGGCTTCATCCAATATCAATACTCGGTAATGACCCCGTTCTAGTCGATACTGCATCCAACGCAAAACCTCCTGAATTTGCTCCATGCGTATATTCTGACCAGAAGGCTCAATCAATTTGACATCTGCAAAGTTACCAGCCTCAATTTGCCGACAAGGATCACATTGGCCACAGGCGTCAAGGCCCTGATATATCTTACAGTTCAGCGCCTGGGCAATCAACAGGGCAGTTAGACGCTTACCCACGCTCGGAGGACCACTGAATAACCATGCAGATGGCATCCGATTCGACTGTAAGGTCCTTGAAATCAAGTCTATGGAAGCCTCTTGACCACGAATCTGGGCTAGTGGCATTGTTTGTCTAGGAAGCCATGGTGTGAAGATTCGGAAAGAGCGTAATGAATTTTGCTCATTTTGAATCGTTGGAAAATTTAATACTTAAGATCTTAACTACTAGGGGCAAATCTCAAGTTTGAAGAAGTCAACAATCTTATTGAGAATGTTGAACGATTGTAGCATCATGCAGACAAAATAAGACTGTTTAAGAATCAGGATCCTCTTATTTTTGAATACGATAGAAAATCGCAAGAGTTAATCATCCCATTTTCAGTAACTATCCGAGTCAAAGCATGGAGAATCAGGTTAGACTGAGCAAGCTACGGAATACTTTTCAGACTGAAATCTGCCAATTGCTGGAAATGGGTGGTGAACTGATGATGGGATTGTTGCCTAATGCAATCGACAAATTGAGCTTGAATGTCCCTGTGGAGCAATTGCAGCAGGAGCTGAAAAAAGCTCTTGTTGAGCAAAGCCAATGGGTCGAGACGATCTTTGAACAAGCCGTCCTGGTCGCGTCGACGGATCACTATGAGGAAGGAGAAATTAAAGTTCATCCATTGGCTGGTCCGGTAAGTCTTCAGCTACTGGAGAAATTGCTTCACATCCTCTCTGTCGATCAGCCCTTGTCCCAAGATAAGCTTGATTTCATCAATGATGTGCGCTTGGCCCTGAGTGTTTCAGGGAAAGACGTAGATAAGTTGATTGAACAAGGTGATTATCTACGGCGTCGTAATTTCACAACCAATCTGCTGGAGTTGTTGGAGGAAGAGCAACGCTATTGGGTAGCTCAGATGATCTGGCGTGCAATTCATGCAGATCACCGAGTCGATCAAAGAGAGTACAAATATGTTGAAACCATCCTGCAATTGATTGAGCATGATCCCCTTCGGTTCCAACAGTTGTGTCAATTAGATTCTCAAGTTACCTTCCCTTCGATCATTGGATTGGATCAAAATTTACGCAAGGAGATCTACCGCTATATCGTTGAAATCATGATGATTGACGATGAATATACTGAAGAGGAGGCTAATTTTGTCCGAGATGTTGGAGAACAGTTGGGCTACGACGCCCATGAACGTGACAAGATTATTCAGCCCGTGGCTTCTGCCCAGATGATTCGAAAAATTCATTTCCAGGACTAACCCTACTCCATAACACCCTCCTACCACTTCCACTCCAAAGTTTTTCTCTCCTGAAATAACTACGTATTCGCACTGATTTTGCAATCGACATTCTTATAAATTCCTGTCGGGGTGATTTGATTTCACAGAAAAATCCGATCTTCATGAACCTAAGCTTTCCAGAGTTTTGAGTGTTTATCTGTTCACCTAAAGTGAGATGGTTGATCTTGGCTTGCTGTTTGGGGATTGGGTGCACGAGCTTGCCTGAACCTACACCATCCAAGCTAGACCCCACTGTCCCACAAAATTGGAGTGATCCTTCTGCTTCCTATGCAGAGGTACGACCATGGCTGGCAGATTTCAGGGATGTGCAACTTCAGGCCTTGATTAGGGAAGCTCAAGAGAAAAGTCCTGGATTGCAGGCTGCTATGCTACGAATTGAACTGGCTCAAAGCAGGCTGAAAGTCTTGGGAGTAAGTAATCGCCCTGATTTCAACACGAGTGTTGGTACCAGTGTCAATCATAGTTACAGCCGTCTCACACCTGACTTGGGAGACTATACCCAGAACTTTAATCTCAACTTTCAGATTTCGTGGGAAGCCGATCTTTGGAATCGCCTCAGCAATCAGGAACGCTCTGCTGCTCTCTCGATTGAAGCGCAGATCGGGGATCAACAAGCAGCCCGACTAGCTCTTGCGGCGAATGTTGCCAAGGCCTGGTTCGATGCAATTGAAACGGAGGCACAATTACAACTACTTCAGCAACGTAAGGCAAATTTGCTGGATCGCCTGCAGGTCGTGGAGGAGAGCTTCCGACTCAACTTGAATAGCGCTCTGGATGTGCATTTGGCGCGGTCCGATGTTGCCTCACAAGACAACCGAATTATTGGGTTACGCCTGCAGCGCACCAAGGTCATTCAATCCCTGGAAACCTTACTCGGGCGAACTCCTTCAGGTCAACTGAGCCTCCCAGAAGAATTACCTGATTTACCAGCGATGCCAGGAACTGGTCTTCCTTCAGAACTACTCCAGCGACGACCAGACTTGTTGGCTGTGGAACGGCGTCTTAAGGCAGCTGATCAAGACGCAATGGTGGCCTACAAGGCTCGCTTTCCAAGATTCAGCCTTAACTCTTCCGTAGGAACTCGAAGCGAAGATGTAGACAAATTACTGGACCTTGAATCAATGATCTGGTCCTTGGGTGTCAACTTGACCCAGCCTCTTTGGAACGGTACGGAACTCGAAGCAAATTTGGAACAGGCTAACATCCAAACACGCCTTGTAGCCTTGGACTACAATCGAATTCTTCTAAACGCCCTACAAGAAGTGGAGGCGGCCTTGTCAGCAGAAACTTTGCTGGCTGAGCAGGAAGCTGCTATTCGTCGTTCTGCAACCGAAGCTCGAAATGCAGAAGATCTAGCGGAGGAACAATATGTCTCAGGTCTTGTTTCCTTCGTGACCGTGCTGGAAGCTCAACGACGTGCCTTTGATGCCCGTAGCGCCCTGATCCAGGTGCGCAGCGACCGCCTGCAGAATCGCATTCAACTCCACCTGGCACTTGGTGGTGATTTTGCGCTGCCGGCTCAACCTCCTGCTTCAGGATGACTATGCGCTGGTTTCGACTGATTCTTCGCATCGTACTGTTTGTGGTGGTCATTGGTGGTGGCGTTTGGGGTACGCGCACCATCTTAGATCAGAAAACCGAAGCCCAAAGAAGGCCTCCACCCCCTGCGACCCGTCTGACCGTTGAGGCAATTCAGGTGAAACCCACTGATTATCAAATCAACGTCAACACCTTCGGCACCATCCAGCCCCGTACCCAAAGCACGCTAGTTTCGCAGGTATCAGGAAATATTTTGCGGATTGCACCAAGCTTCCGGGATGGCGGCTTTTTTGAAAAAGGGGCACTGCTCCTAGAAATTGATCCTACCGAATACGAAGCCGAGGTTCGCTTGACAGAGATGGCCTTGACGCAATCCTATCTGACACTGAAAGAAGAACAGGCACGTAGTCAGCAGGCTATTCGCAACTGGCAACGCCTTGGCCAACAAGGATTTCCCAGTGATCTGGCAATGCGCAGACCCCAGTTGGAGGTTGCCAAATCAGCGATCGAAGCGGGACGTATTCGCTTAGCAAAAGCAAAACGAAATCTGGAGCGCACACGAATAGTTGCCCCGTATGCCGGACGTATCATGGATCAAATAGTAGACATTGGCCAGTATGTCGGGACCGGAACACAGCTCGCTAAAATCTATTCGATTGATTACGTTGAGGTTCGATTACCTCTGCATAGTGCACAGCTGGAATACGTAAATCTTCCAGAAGAATATCGCCCAAGTCGCACACAACAACAAAATGGCCCCATTGTTCAGTTTGAAGCACGCACCGGTCAGCAGTCGTTTCCATGGGAAGGTCGTATCACTCGTACAGAAGGAGTCTTTGATGCCGATAGTCGACAACTGCATGTTGTGGCGCAGATTCGCAATCCTTATGAGCCACAGAAAGACGGGAAGCCTCCTCTGAAGATCGGACAATTTGTAGCAGCTGAAATTGAAGGTCGATTGATTAAGGACGCCTTGGTGATTCCACGTCAGGCCATCTATCAGGGTAACGAAGTTGTCTTAGTTCGCGACAATAAGCTCCATCGTCAACCAGTCGACATTCTCTGGAGCAATGCAGAAGAAGCTGTGATCAGTAATGGATTGACCGCAGGTGATTTGCTGACAATGACTCCCGTAGGTTCGCTACCCAGTGGAACTGAAGTGAACGCTCTGCTCGAAGGGCGATCCATCCAAGAAGGAGTTCCTGACCAGAATCGAAGGCGAGAGCGTCCGGGTAAGCCGGAAGCCGCCGACGCTGCCAACAACGATTCTCGTGGATCAGCATCTCGACAAAACGTAGAAAAAGTTGCTGCTTCCCGTTGAGCTATCTCCCAACTCTTAGGTTGTACAAGGTTTCATGAACGGCTCCATACGCTGGTTTGCCCGAAATACCGTGGCAGCCAACCTCTTGATGGTCTGTATCCTGATCGCTGGGGCGTATTCGCTCTTCACCAGGGTTCCTCTCGAAGTTTTCCCTTCCATTGAATTGGAACGCGTCAACATCCGCACTTCTTTTCCGGGTGCGCCTCCTTCAGAAGTAGAGGAAGGAGTAACAGTACGTATTGAGGAAGCGATTCAGGATATTGAAGGCATTGAGAAGATGATCTCGACCTCCTCAGAAGGTTCTTCCAATATCCAGATTGAGTTAGAAAATGGCTACGATCCCCAACTTCTCAAAGATGAAATCACGACTCGTGTTGAAGGTCTGAACACTCTTCCAGATGAGGTGGAACGCCCCGTGATCAGTATTCCTGCATGGCAAAGAGAAGTGATCAGCGTGGCCTTGGCAGGACCTCTTGGTGAGCGTGAATTGCGAGATATGGCGTTGCAGATTGAGGAGGATATTCGTGCTCTTCCTGAAGTCACCCAAGCCCAAGTGGAAGGCATTCGACCTTACGAGCTAGCCATTGAAATTCCAGAACGAACGTTGCGAGAATTTGGACTGACCCTCAGTGAA is a genomic window of SAR324 cluster bacterium containing:
- a CDS encoding RidA family protein, with the translated sequence MADVIKINTFLTDMSQYGEFSKARNEVFPGGVPASASYATPALVLPSLLVEIEAIAIIGSGS
- a CDS encoding sulfite exporter TauE/SafE family protein produces the protein MIDALSLTINEVGFLAAVAFCAGLVRGFSGFALSALFMSLSVLLLPPIALLPVCWVMETVASVMLVRGGWKEADRSMALGLIAGVLIGMPIGLTVTSWLPANDSRLIALLMIIILASLQFVRIRIQALATKPGLMGSGVLAGFATGIASLGGMVVALYVLSQDRPAPVMRATLIFYVMLSSVVVLIWLLTLGVMDWLAIKRGLAMTIPVTAGVLLGQFMFRPSMQRYYKTFCLVLLLSLATASLLHTSGLLG
- a CDS encoding DUF3955 domain-containing protein, translated to MSKEKYLGLSLVFFVLSGGCLFRYHLIGVSVDTGGLLTEPFALIPLGWFFLLLGFLAVGAYLWISKKS
- a CDS encoding ATP-dependent RecD-like DNA helicase, yielding MLTAETASTLTGLLQRIIYHKAESGFVIASFQVEGQNEPITIKGTLGGFNEDETLQLKGRWQQHALYGSQFLVDEAMPVLPSSLDGIQRYLASGIYSGIGEKTAERIVAAFGEDTFRVIDEEPERLLKEVPRFTRKQLEVLHEAREEQRGLREVMTYLHGAGVSNAQAQRIFQRYGLNSIQVLRENPYQLTELPGIGFLTADAIARKLGFAADSLERVVAGTVYVIEQQAQQGHTCLPQALLSEKVCTELHLPEECTRQAIDHLLQERQLKGRDSVHLTGRNQSLLSRPRFYFAEQRIAENLFRLLESPALTNFGPSSELLDACQEQLDLRLDSVQHQAIQAALQHKVLILTGGPGTGKTTIVRFILQLMLPQIPETALAAPTGRAAKRLSEATGHSASTIHRLLEAGNQGFQRNQDNPLEYELLIIDETSMIDTLLMDALLEAIPSPSRLILVGDVDQLPSVGAGAILQDLIASQQIPVVRLETIFRQAQDSLITLNAHRVRKGDLPDLDGPLSSSELRDFYFMQEGDPQRIVDKLLRVCTERIPERFGFDPLNQVQVLTPMHRGLTGSIHLNQRLQEVFNPSGEGIEFKQWQFRVGDKVMQQVNNYDKEVFNGDTGQIREVNTETRELRVEFEHAIIPYTASELDQLQLAYAISVHKSQGSEYAAVLLPLTHHHYLMLQRNLLYTAMTRGKELFVLIGTPEAIDQAVRTVGTLTRYTALNYELAEVKRILDKAR
- the holB gene encoding DNA polymerase III subunit delta'; its protein translation is MPLAQIRGQEASIDLISRTLQSNRMPSAWLFSGPPSVGKRLTALLIAQALNCKIYQGLDACGQCDPCRQIEAGNFADVKLIEPSGQNIRMEQIQEVLRWMQYRLERGHYRVLILDEADRMNRESANAFLKTLEEPPPQTTIILLTTSPMLLLETILSRCQQVRFQLLSPEILTDLLAEKTELANEERNWLMKQGMGSVRLDLVKDVQGLRELHSQWGLWLQGIGSSEMIEILPRCQEWSSAKDLTWERLLDWLETWLRDLAWLLHELPETELLNQDQLPALRKCLQHYSSESVLALYEAVLEVRYNIARNANKTLQLEGLWLRLKNLQEA
- a CDS encoding efflux transporter outer membrane subunit, yielding MPEPTPSKLDPTVPQNWSDPSASYAEVRPWLADFRDVQLQALIREAQEKSPGLQAAMLRIELAQSRLKVLGVSNRPDFNTSVGTSVNHSYSRLTPDLGDYTQNFNLNFQISWEADLWNRLSNQERSAALSIEAQIGDQQAARLALAANVAKAWFDAIETEAQLQLLQQRKANLLDRLQVVEESFRLNLNSALDVHLARSDVASQDNRIIGLRLQRTKVIQSLETLLGRTPSGQLSLPEELPDLPAMPGTGLPSELLQRRPDLLAVERRLKAADQDAMVAYKARFPRFSLNSSVGTRSEDVDKLLDLESMIWSLGVNLTQPLWNGTELEANLEQANIQTRLVALDYNRILLNALQEVEAALSAETLLAEQEAAIRRSATEARNAEDLAEEQYVSGLVSFVTVLEAQRRAFDARSALIQVRSDRLQNRIQLHLALGGDFALPAQPPASG
- a CDS encoding efflux RND transporter periplasmic adaptor subunit; translation: MRWFRLILRIVLFVVVIGGGVWGTRTILDQKTEAQRRPPPPATRLTVEAIQVKPTDYQINVNTFGTIQPRTQSTLVSQVSGNILRIAPSFRDGGFFEKGALLLEIDPTEYEAEVRLTEMALTQSYLTLKEEQARSQQAIRNWQRLGQQGFPSDLAMRRPQLEVAKSAIEAGRIRLAKAKRNLERTRIVAPYAGRIMDQIVDIGQYVGTGTQLAKIYSIDYVEVRLPLHSAQLEYVNLPEEYRPSRTQQQNGPIVQFEARTGQQSFPWEGRITRTEGVFDADSRQLHVVAQIRNPYEPQKDGKPPLKIGQFVAAEIEGRLIKDALVIPRQAIYQGNEVVLVRDNKLHRQPVDILWSNAEEAVISNGLTAGDLLTMTPVGSLPSGTEVNALLEGRSIQEGVPDQNRRRERPGKPEAADAANNDSRGSASRQNVEKVAASR